The following coding sequences are from one Salvia hispanica cultivar TCC Black 2014 chromosome 3, UniMelb_Shisp_WGS_1.0, whole genome shotgun sequence window:
- the LOC125214749 gene encoding uncharacterized protein LOC125214749, with product MEQKHVILSALGVGVGVGVGLGLVSGSTVGRWTANATCAAADGVSAQQIETELLRVVVDGKESGVSFEEFPYYVSEPTRIALTSAAYVHLKHLDVSKHARTLSPVSRAILLSGPAESYQQALARALAQHFEAKLLLLDLHEFSLKMQGKYNIIKKDSSLPRSISETTLERMSSFLGSFSALPPKDRGTSSGQRSVLDATTRNSEGVSNSLRPCRSSSVSSDMSSISTLSSSSNPARSKRVSSWPFDEKVLLQSLYKVLVSVSQTNSIILYIRDVERLFLQSPRLYKLFDRMLKKLTGSILVLGSRMLGLDDTSGEVDEKLSILFPYNIDISPPEDENTLVSWNSQLEEDMRKMQFQDNKNHIAEVLAANDIECDDLAAICHADTMILSHFIEEIVVSALSYHLMNNKDPEYRNGKLVISSKSLCHGLSIFQEGKSGSKDTLKMETNAEGCKDPKAKESGVSKPGSKFETKSGNKNETEKPTSTKADGDNASTSKPEIPPDNEFEKRIRPEVIPASEIGVTFADIGALDETKESLQELVMLPLRRPDLFNGGLLKPCRGILLFGPPGTGKTMLAKAIANEAGASFINVSMSTITSKWFGEDEKNVRALFTLAAKVSPTIIFVDEVDSMLGQRTRVGEHEAMRKIKNEFMTHWDGLLTKPGERILVLAATNRPFDLDEAIIRRFERRIMVDLPSTENREKILKTLLSKEKAEALDFKELATMTEGYSGSDLKNLCVTAAYRPVRELIQQEREKDMAKKQTEKEGESSEDASSTSDESKEEKVISLRALNMEDLRQAKNQVAASFASEGAIMGELKQWNELYGEGGSRKKKQLSYFL from the exons ATGGAGCAGAAGCACGTGATTCTGTCGGCATTGGGAGTGGGGGTTGGGGTAGGTGTGGGGCTGGGATTGGTGTCCGGCTCGACCGTCGGGAGATGGACGGCGAATGCCACCTGCGCCGCGGCGGACGGCGTCTCCGCTCAGCAGATTGAGACGGAGCTTCTTAGAGTAGTTGTTGATGGCAAGGAGAGCGGGGTTTCCTTTGAGGAATTTCCGTATTATGTCAG TGAGCCGACACGTATAGCGTTGACAAGTGCAGCGTATGTTCATCTAAAACACTTAGATGTATCTAAGCACGCTCGTACTCTTTCGCCAGTCAGCAGGGCTATATTGCTTTCTGGGCCAGCAG AGTCATACCAGCAAGCACTTGCCAGGGCTCTGGCGCAGCATTTTGAGGCAAAGTTGCTATTACTGGATTTACATGAGTTTTCATTGAAG ATGCAGGGCAAGTATAACATCATAAAGAAAGACTCT TCTCTACCAAGGTCTATCTCAGAAACGACTTTGGAAAGAATGTCCAGTTTTCTAGGTTCCTTCTCTGCTCTTCCCCCGAAAGACAGAG gCACATCATCTGGGCAAAGAAGTGTGCTGGATGCCACAACAAG GAATTCTGAAGGAGTCAGCAACTCCCTAAGGCCTTGCAGAAGTTCTTCGGTCTCTTCAGATATGAGTAGCATAAGCACCCTCTCATCCTCTTCAAATCCAG CTCGTTCCAAGCGCGTTAGCAGCTGGCCTTTTGATGAGAAAGTTCTCCTGCAGTCGCTGTATAAG GTGTTGGTTTCGGTTTCTCAAACAAATAGCATCATTCTTTACATCCGGGATGTTGAGAGACTTTTTTTACAATCCCCAAGACTATACAAATTATTCGACAGGATGTTGAAGAAATTAACAGGATCCATTTTAGTTCTTGGTTCTCGGATGTTGGGTCTTGATGACACTTCGGGTGAAGTAGATGAGAAactaagtattttatttccttacAACATTGACATCAGTCCACCGGAAGATGAAAATACTCTTGTCAGCTGGAATAGTCAACTGGAAGAGGATATGAGAAAGATGCAGTTTCAGGACAACAAGAATCACATTGCTGAGGTACTTGCAGCAAATGATATCGAGTGTGATGATCTCGCAGCAATATGCCATGCTGACACAATGATCCTGAGTCACTTCATCGAGGAAATTGTCGTTTCTGCTCTATCATATCATTTGATGAATAATAAGGATCCAGAGTATCGTAACGGGAAGCTTGTCATATCATCTAAGAG TTTGTGCCACGGATTAAGCATATTCCAAGAGGGTAAAAGTGGTAGCAAAGATACCCTTAAGATGGAGACTAATGCTGAAGGTTGCAAG GATCCCAAAGCAAAAGAGAGTGGTGTATCAAAACCTGGGTCAAAGTTTGAAACAAAATCCGGGAACAAGAACGAGACAGAAAAGCCGACTTCAACAAAGGCAGATGGCGATAATGCATCAACATCAAAGCCA GAAATTCCTCCGGACAATGAATTTGAGAAACGCATCAGGCCAGAAGTCATCCCCGCGAGTGAGATTGGAGTGACATTTGCAGATATTGGGGCTCTAGACGAGACTAAAGAATCACTTCAGGAGCTGGTTATGCTTCCTCTCAGAAGGCCAGACCTCTTTAACGGTGGGCTTCTGAAGCCTTGCCGAGGCATATTACTCTTTGGTCCTCCTGGTACTGGAAAAACAATGCTTGCCAAGGCCATTGCCAATGAGGCCGGGGCTAGCTTCATAAATGTATCAATGTCAACCATCACTTCAAAATGGTTCGGAGAAGATGAGAAGAATGTCCGAGCTCTTTTCACACTTGCAGCAAAGGTTTCTCCCACAATCATTTTTGTAGATGAGGTCGATAGTATGCTTGGGCAGCGGACAAGAGTAGGCGAGCATGAGGCAATgcgaaaaattaaaaatgagttcATGACACACTGGGACGGGCTATTAACAAAACCTGGAGAGCGGATTCTTGTTCTTGCAGCAACAAACAGACCTTTCGACCTAGATGAAGCCATCATTAGGCGTTTTGAGCGCAG AATCATGGTTGATCTGCCTTCTACCGAGAACAGAGAAAAGATCTTGAAAACACTGCTGTCAAAAGAAAAGGCGGAAGCTCTAGACTTTAAAGAACTTGCAACAATGACAGAAGGATATAGTGGAAGTGATCTCAAG AATCTGTGTGTGACAGCAGCTTACCGCCCCGTGAGAGAACTCATAcaacaagagagagagaaggataTG GCAAAGAAACAGACAGAGAAAGAAGGTGAAAGCTCTGAAGATGCATCTTCAACATCAGATGAaagtaaagaagaaaaagtaatttctTTAAGGGCCTTAAACATGGAAGACTTGAGGCAAGCAAAGAATCAG GTTGCTGCAAGTTTTGCCTCGGAGGGAGCCATAATGGGCGAGCTAAAGCAATGGAACGAGCTATACGGAGAAGGGGGCTcaaggaagaagaagcagTTATCTTACTTCCTTTAG